Below is a window of Parachlamydia sp. AcF125 DNA.
ATCCCAAAGGAGTTAGCCCTCTATTGCCCCCTTTACCTATTTTAGGAAAGCATAACCAACATAACTTTTTAGCAGCCGTGGCAGCCTGCCGTGCACTTGGAATGGAATGGCCAGATATTCAGCAAGTGATTCCTACACTGACACTTCCAGAAAGGCGCTTAGAACAGGTCATAAAAAAAGGTATTCTTTTTATCAATGATAGTTATAATGCAGCCTTGACTTCTGTAAAAGCTGCTTTAGAAGCTTTACCTCTCCCCCCGCAACTTTCAGGTAAAAGAATTGGAGTCCTTGGGGAAATGGCTGAATTAGGAACTTTTTCAGAAGACTGCCATAGGGAAGTAGGAATTCTTTCGTTACCCAAGCTCGACCGGATGATCTGCTATGGGAATGGCTGCATACCGATTCAAGAGGTTTGGAAGCAAAATAACAAACCTGTTCATTTAGCGCTAAATTTTGAACAGGTCATCGCTGAGCTTAAGCAGCATGTTCGCCCTGGAGATGTGGTTTTATTGAAAGGTTCTAATAAAAAGCAATTATGGAAAGTTTTAGACTATTTTTAGCGGAGCCTTCAGCATGCTGCTATTAGCCATCGATTTTTTTAGAGAGATTTTTGGAGTTAAAGCTCCCCTGGTCTTTACTTATACCTCTACCCGCATGATTCTGGCGGCTATCACGTCTCTCATTATTTGTATTTTTCTAGGACCCCGCTTCATAAAAAAGCTGTATGAACTAAAAATAGGGCAGTCCATCCGGACAGATGAATGCCCTCATTTAGGCGTGCTACATCAAAAAAAAAAAGATACTCCTACCATGGGAGGGGTACTTATTCTATTTTCGATGCTATTCTCTCTTCTCTTGTGGATGAAGCTCACCCACATTTTTACCTTGATTTTGTTGATCACGACCCTTCTTTTAGGGTTTTTAGGTGGATGGGATGACTACCTCAAATTGAAATATAAAAACAGCAAGGGATTATCCAGCAAAAAGAAATTTCTGTTTCAAATTTTGATCTCTTCCCTCTTACCTCTTTATTTACTCAGCCCCGCAGGAAATGCTGCTCCCCCATTTAAACGCTGGTTTGATCCGCCCATTGTGAAAGAGCAAATCTTTTCTAAGGGAACTTTAGATGAGAAAACCACCGTTCAGATCTCTTTAAAAGAATACACAACCCGTTTTTATATCCCTTTCTTCAAGGACCCTATTTTAACCTTTTCTGGCTTCTTTACAGGATTAGCAGCCTTATTTATGATTTTTGTAGTGACAGGCTCTTCCAATGCTGTCAACCTAACCGATGGCTTAGATGGCCTCGCAGCGGGTTGCCTCATCATGGTCGCAGGCTGTTTAGCCCTCATTGCATTCATTTCAAACAATATTGATTTGGCGGGGTATCTCAATATTCTTTATATAGAAGGAAGCGGGGAAATTGCGATTTACTTATCCGCCCTAGCAGGCGCTTGCCTGGGATTTTTATGGTATAACAGCTATCCTGCCCAAGTTTTTATGGGGGACACAGGCTCTCTAGCTTTAGGAGGAATTTTAGGCGTTTGCGCTATTTTACTGAAAAAAGAAATGTTACTTGGTATTATCGGAGGCATTTTTGTGGCTGAAACGGCTTCGGTCATCTTACAGGTAGCAAGCTTTAAACTGCGAAACAAAAAGCGGATCTTTTTATGCACTCCCCTCCATCACCATTTCGAATTTAAGGGATGGCCTGAAACGAAGGTTGTCATTCGGTTTTGGATTGTAGGACTTCTTTTAGCCATAATAGGAATTGCTTCTCTGAAATTTCAATAAATGAGTTTTTATGAGCTCTCCCTATTTTAACAAACGTATTTTGATTATTGGGTTGGGGATTAGCGGCCTTTCAGCTGCCCGTTTTCTCATAGCTCAAAAGGCTCACATTTGGGCAGTAGACAAAAATAAAGGACAGCTTTTCTCTCTTCCAGACGTCCGCGAACTGATCGCGCAAGGATTGCAACTTGTCGATGAAAAAGATTTGCCCTCTTTAAAAGGGTTCCATCTGATCGTCACTTCACCTGGAGTTCCTCTCAACCATCCGCTTCTACAATTAGCCCAAGCCGCAGAGATCGAAATCATAGGGGAAGCTGAGCTTGCCTTTCGTTCCCTCAAAAATAAGCTTATAGGCATTACAGGCACGAACGGGAAAACAACCGTAACGCTGTTGATTACCCATCTCTTAAACTTCGCTGGAATTCCTGCTAAAGCTGTGGGAAATGTGGGGATTCCCCTTTCCTCAGAAATTTCTTCTCCGCCTGAAACTGTGTTAGTGGTCGAGCTCAGCTCTTTCCAGCTGGAAACCCTTCAATCTCGGCACCTCGATATGGGGGCGATTTTAAATATCACCCCAGATCATCTAGACCGTTACCCCTCCATGGAAGAATATGCGCTTGCCAAGATGAAGTTAAAATCGTGCATTAAAGAAAGAGGTGTCCTTTACATGGAGGAAAAAGCCTACCAAAACTATGGATTTTTAAAGCCCGATTTTACCACGAAGCTATATGGCTATTCTCCAGATTGCGATTTGAGGACCGATCTGTACCACCTTTTCACTCATAAAAACGTTGACTGCATTTTACCTGTAGAGTATAGAGGAGCTCAAAGCCATAAGCTAGAAAACCTAATGGCAGCTTATAGCTTATGCAAAGAAATCGGAATCGACACCACGCAATTTTGGAAAGGTGTTTCTGCCTTCTGTACTCCCCCTCATCGAATTGAGAAAGTCGCCATTGCCAATGGGGTGGCTTACTTCAATGACAGCAAAGGAACCAACATTGATGCTGTGATGCGCGCAATTGAAACGCTTGAGGGCCCCATTATTCTCATTGCTGGAGGAGTAGATAAAGGAGCCGATTTTTCTCCTTGGATTTCTGCCTTTGTCGATAAAGTAAAAGGGATTTGCGTCATTGGACAGGCAGCTAAAAAATTAGAGCAAACTTTATCTAAAAGCTTTAACGTCGTGCGCTGTCAAAATATGCACGACGCTGTAAAATGCGCATCCTCTCTTGCATCTCCGGGATATAATGTGTTATTATCTCCAGGATGTGCAAGTTTTGATATGTTTGAAAATTATGCGCACCGTGGAAAAATATTTAAAGAAGCTGTGAATGCTTTATTACTTAAAGGGGAAACGCAATGAATCGAAGAGATACTATCATCATTGCCGTATTAATTAATGCTGGATTACTCGCAATTTTATTTATGATGGCCATCCACCCTGATGACACCTCTACTTATGCCCCCTCTTCCTTGCCTTTAGCTGAAGCGCCAAAAGTAGAAGAGGCTTCTTCCCCTTACGCTTCTTCAAACATTTCCTACGTGCAAACAATTCCCACTGATGAAGTTGACAATGCCATAAAAGCATTTGTGAATTCCCCTTCACAAGAAATTGCGCTTGCTGAATCTATTCCGACTTATATGCCAGCACCTGAGCCTAAAACGGCAACTTCTGAGGATGGTTACACAGAAATCAAAGTGAAGCGGGGAGACTTCCTGGAGAAAATTGCACGCGCGCACGGAACAACTATCAAGGCCATTATGCAAGCTAATGGGCTTTCAAGTGAACGGTTGAATGTTGGGCAAATCCTGCGCATTCCTCCTCCCACCAAGCCGATTGAAACTGTGGCCGAAACCCCAAAAACGAATTTTCCACAAGAAAAAAAGAATTCATCCACAGGTGAAGAAAGCCCTTATTACATCGTTCAGCGGGGAGACAATCCTTGGAAAATAGCTAAGAAATTTCAGGTTGGTTTTGAAGATCTTTTGATTTTAAATGATTTAGATGAGGAAAAAGCCCGAAACTTAAAAGTGGGAGACAAACTGCGGGTCCGTTAAGATATGCGCTTGCTTTTACTCCTTTGCACTTCCCTTATCTTTGCCCTTGGGCTGATCATGATTTTTAGCACAACTTCTGCAGAAGTTTTGGATCACGATCTGCAACGCAGTACTCACCAAGCCTTAATCCGCCAAATGGCCTACTCCGCAGCGGGATTTGCGCTTGCTTTTGGTGTATGGAAAATAGGCTATCGCCATTTTTTAAAACATAGCCCCCTTTTTTTAGCGCTCTTCTCTTTTTTTTTAGTCATTACCTTAATTCCTGGAATCGGGCGAGAGGTCAATGGATCTCGCCGATGGTTGGCAATTGGCAACTTAACTTTTCAACCTTCCGAATTTGTTAAGTATATTTTACCAGCCTTTTTTATTGAACGGTTAATGGGACTTGAACGAGCCACCCTGTCTTTACAAGACTTTTTAAAATTGGCCGCCATCTGTGCCGTCCCTATTTTGCTAATTTTAGTGGAACCAAACAACGGAACTGCTGCTGTTATCGGGTTAACTCTCATTGCTCTCTGCCTCATCACACGCGTTCCCGTTAAATATTGGGCACTGCCTCTCATTTGCCTCTCTTTAATTGGAATTATTTCTGCCTATCACCTTTCTTATGTTTCTGCTCGATTAAAGGTTTATTTGGATCCAAGCTTTGATTTACAGGGAAAAGGGCACCAACCCCACCAAGCTAAAATTGCAGCAGGATCGGGTCAGCTATTCGGAAAAGGTCCTGGAAATAGTTGGCAAAAATTGAGCTATCTTCCTGAGGCTCAAAATGACTACATCGCAGCCATTTTTGCCGAAGAGTTTGGGTTTGTTGGCATGCTAGTCTTGATTTCACTTTACATGTTTTTAGCTTATTTAGGATTTGCCATCTCCAATCAAGCCCCAGATTTTGCAGGGTTTTATTTTGGGTCTGCAATCACCTTTTTAATCTGTTTTCAGGCATTTTTAAATCTAGGCGTTGTTTCAGGCTTAGTTCCAAGTACAGGCCTTAATTTACCTCTTTTTAGCCAAGGAGGAACCTCCTTGATTGCCAATCTGATGGGAATTGCACTTTTGTATAGCATATCGAAGCCTCCTATTCAGACATAAAAGGGTCTTAATTCTTTTTCCAAAAATCCTTTATCTCGAAATGTAAATAAGGTACATTCCTTTTAAGTATAGATTAACTTTTTAGGAGCCGCTATGTTGTCGAGAATTTGCCTTTTAACCAATTACAACCTCTATGAATCTAAACGCCACTTTACCCAAAAATTCGCGGAAGCTTTAAATCGACATCATATCGAAACCAAAATTATTGATGCTAACGAAGGGCCAATTGGAGCAGATATTATCTCTGCGATTCAACGCTTTGATCCCCACCTGACTTGCTCTTTCAATAGCATGATGCCTTTATCCCAAAACCGTTATTTGTGGGATCTATTGGAAATCCCCCATCTCTCGATTTTGGTAGATCCCGCTATCTATTCTGTGAGCTTAACAAATAGCCCTTATTCCATCCTTTCCTGTGTGGATCGTAATGACGTCAATTCGATGAAAGAATATCATTTCGATCGAATCTTTTTTTGGCCCCACGCGGTCGAGAAAGAACTTGGATTGGAACCTGAGCAAAAAAAAGAATTCGATGTGGTATTTTTTGGAAGCTGTTATGACTATGAAAGCTTAAGAGCCTCGTGGAGACAGCGCAATCCAGAGGCCCTGAATGTCATCCTTGATGACGCCATTGATATGGTATTTTCCAACAACCAAATCTCTTTGGCAGATGCCTTGGTAAACGCTTGGAATCGCTCATTCCAAGATGCAGAAGGGATAGATTTTACCACTTTATTTTATTATCTCGACATGTACACGAGGGGGAAAGATCGAGTTGAGCTGATTCGATCGATTAAAGATGTGCCTGTGCATATTTTTGGAGAGCTTTCGCAAGACAACGCTGTCGGGGTGCTGGGTTGGCAGCAATATTTAGCCAACCAATCCAACGTCACCATTCATCCTTCTGTTTCCTTTCCTCAATCCTTTGACATTCTTAAAAAAAGCAAAATAAGCTTAAATAGCATGCCCTTCTTCCGTGACGGAACGCATGAGCGAGTCTTTACAAGCCTTTGCTGCGGCGCTGTGCCTGTGACTAGCGAAAGTACCTATTTACGCGAAAGCTTTAAAGAGGGAAAACATCTTTTTTATTATCAATCTAAACACTGGAATGAAGTTCAAGACAAAATTCATAGCCTCTTAGCCGATGAGCCTAAACGGCAAGCTATCAACCAACAAGGAAAAGAGCTTGTCTTGAGTGACCACACCTGGGATAAAAGGGTCGAACAACTCAAGCTTGCAATTGAACCTTTCCTCGAAAAGCTTTTACAGTAGAGAAAGAGGCTCCTCCTGGAGGAGCTCCTTTTCTTTTAATCCTTCAGAAAAGGTCTTTACATCACCCGCCTCTTAGCTGCAAGCTAAATAGTTAAACCTGATCTAAGATAAAATTTCTCCGAAAAAGCAGGCTTCGTAAAATTTTCCGTAGTTTTTATTTTCTATTTGGGTAATTTTCGGAAAAACCTCTAATGTGTGCCTCAAAACAGGTTAAAAAGGCACAGATTGACAATTTCAAGGCAAACAGAATCTTGCCGAAATGCTCATTGTAAAGTTTTTTAAAGAAAATAAGACTGTAGCTTGATCCCTATTTGAAAAACTACACAAATTATGCAGAAGCTCGTTTAGACAATAATGCCGCCGAAAGAGCAATCCGACCTTTAGCAATTGGCCGGAAAAACTGGCTATTTGTAGGTAGTGAAGTTGGAGCTGAAGCTGCCGCCGTGGCGCTTTCCTTAATCTAAAGCTGCCGGTTTCTTCAAATCAATCCGCGGGATTATCTAGAAGATGCCATGAGGCGTCTTTTAGACTATCCTGCCGCTAAATTCCAAGATCTTCTCCCTGATAATTGGGCAAAAAATCGTTCCCTATAACTTAAATGTTGAGATTGGTTCAACCTGTGTCTTAGCTTACGCTTACATTTAAATACCAATTGCTAACACCTGAAAGTCTAAATAAAATGCATCATCTGCATTGTTTTACTAATGCAGAGCAGACGATGGGCTATGGATACAAATTGAATGTCGAATGGCCCTCAGACCCTATCACCCCATAAAGCATATCTGGCATAGAGGACAAACCGAGGGATTTTCCAGCTTTTACTCTAAATATTTAGAGACCAATACAACTCTTATTATACTCACAAATAATGTGCAACTAAAGGATGAAATTAAAAACATTGAAAAACACTTGATCGCTTTTGCTTGAAGAATCGATATGGCCTCGGGGTAAATGCGTTTTTTCAAAGGCCTTGATCATCTCCCACTTACCTAATCCAAAGTTTTGAGTGTATCCATCCTCTCCTATTCTTAAGATCCCTTTCCGTTTTCCTGAAGAATGTCTATACGGATTAGCGCTGGAGAGAGGGAAGGCAAAAAATAATTGGGGTCATGTCTTTTAGGGGCGTCTTTGCCATAATTTAATCATTTTTGCATTCTCACCAAGGCATTTTGCCTTCTTAAAAGCAGCTTTAATTGTCAAACTCTTAGTAAGATAAAAGTACAAAAACGTTACAGTAAATAATAAAAACGCATCACCATCGATGTAATTCTTCGCTCCTATATAAGCTTTAGCGCCTTTAGAAAGGAATTTTTCAGCAAAAGCTTGACTCCCTAAACAACAACCTGTGATGATAACAATTTGGTCGTCTAAGCTTAAAATTTCTTGCAAATCACGAGGGGTTAATCCCTTACGATATAGCATATCTAACTCCAGCTCGGGGGCAAGTTCAGGGATCAATATCTCTTCTTTATTACCATGACAAGAAATTACAACCATTTTGTGGAGGTAGTTCGAACCTTGAAGTAAAGAAATCAGATGATTAACATTTCCAATATAATGCATTCTTACCTGAACACCAAAAGCTTCAAGAACCCCTCTTAAAGCAAAAGCTTCAATTTTATCGGAAATGACAATAATATCAGCAGCCCTGACTTGCTTTATATTTGTTACCATATACTTCCCAGTAGTGCTAAGCAGGTAATGCTCTAAGGCTTTCATTATAATGACAAATGAAATATTTTATCATACCGATATGGTTCTCTAATTTTTTTGAGAATGAGAGGGTCTTCCTTACTAGCTTTGAGCATTTTTGCCTAAGAGTGCAGCTAAGACAAATGCCGTTCAGCGAAACTTTTTCTAGAAAGACACGCCTTACCAATCCTTTAGTGTGATCTGATACCAGCTGGGGTTCTGCATCTTCTCCAAATTGCCTGCTGCATTCTAAGCATCAATAATTCTGTTTTCCAGACCTTGTGTGAACATTTTACTTAATAAGACCGGACTGACAGTTTGGGCATTCCATAGCTTGACTTCTCGAGTCAGAAGAATCAGTTTACTTAGCCAACGCTTCTTAGAAAAGCATTACCTGTTTAGCACTAACAAAAATTGGCTCATTCTTACTTTTAGTTAGAACGATGACACCTTTGTTCAAAACGGACGTTACAGCTTAAATTTTATTCCCTAGTGTAAATGGGATGTTCAATTTATCCCAATCCAAAACTCTGAATGCGTCCAACCGCTCCCCTTCTTTAGCATACTTTTTTTATAGTCCCTGTTCTCACACTTACCTATGCAGCCGTTAGTTTTTTGTCCAATTTTAAGTTCTGAAACCCAAAATTTAAAGGTTGACGTTTTTCTCAATTTTAGAAATCTCGAATATTTCTCTAGCGGGAACGGCTAAATTCCTTACCATGTTAGCAGTTATATAAAAATTTTGGCCTGCTTTTTCATGGCGGGCCACATATATGTTCAATAGAGCTCTCCCGAAATTAAGTTTTTTCAGGATTTATCATTTGGACTAGCCTAGTGAATTTTGGAAGAGGTCAAATATCCAAACAAAAAGAAAAACGTAAAATTTCGCGAATTTTTCCTTGTGTTGTTGAATAATGAAAGCAAAGAAAGAGGGGATATTTTTCACTTTCAGTAAAGAATGGCTAGGACTCTCTAATAAAAATTTTTGCCAAAATTTGAATTAATGTGCGCATGGGAGAGGGTGCTAAGTGATACGGGAATAGGGTGAAATTGGCAATTTACCACAGAAGATACGTGTATAAAATTAAAAAATTAAGTCCAGCTTTTAAATAAAATTTAAGAAAAGCTTTTGTTAAAATGTACCAGCACTCTCTTTATAATATCCCTAAACATAGCGAGAATCAAAGCGAGAATCAAAGTGAGGCATAGAGCAAACCACAGCTTTTATGTCAGAAGGAACAGACAGCATAGGATTTTCCCGTAAGTAAAGCTCAAAATATTGACGATTTTTAATTTTAGCAAGAGCAATCTCATGCACAACTTGAGGTAAAACAGAAAATTGATTCCCTTCAAGCTCTATTCTGCGAAGTTTTCCAAGATGGATGAGGCTAGAAGGAAGATCGGTGAGCTTATTGTTCATTAGCCTTAACTCTTCGAGTTCAGACAAGTAACCTACTGCTTCAGGTATTGCCGTTAAATCACAATGGGATAAATTTAATTTTTTTATTTTAGCAAGATATCCCGCCTTAGAAGAATGCTTGTTACCCTCTTTGACTAGATTGGCTATATCCCTTTGAAATCTTTCTTCATTTATCTTTTGCAAAAAAGAGAAAAGGTTACTTAATTTCTCTACCTGCTGCTCGGTAGAAGAACTTTCCGCTTCAGTAAGATTGTTTTCCTTGGAAAAGGAACCATCCCCTGGCCCTAACTGATCATTTAATTGCACTAGACTAGACATATTTTTTCCTTTACCTCCTTAATAGGAAATAAGCAGATTAATTTGAGTCAACATTTAGGAAAAGAAACTAGCAGTTCCCTTAAATATTTTTTTATTAGTTTAAACCTGTGCTAAAAAACCTGTGCTAAATTTAATACTCCCCAAAAATCGGACAGTTGAATAAAGTAATATTGGATTTATTATGTCTTATTTAATTTTATATCAATCATTATGAACTGAGATGTAATTTTATACAAATTTTGCATACTCGCTCCGGCAGCCAAGATTTTGGATGCATTCCAAAAGGGAAATATTCACAAGCAGAAGTGGACAACGCACGAGAGCATAGCCGAGAAAAAATGTATAAAGACCGCTATGAATTTAAAGAAAAGGGAAAATTTTAAAACCATGTGCATTTCCTGCACATGGTTTTTTCTAATTTATTCTTTTTTATGCACGTGTTTTGCCAAAGCAGCTGTCATTTTAAACATATCGATTGGCTCAGGTCCCCCAAACACCTTAGCTAGAGCGGCATCCGGATTGATCAGCCTTTTGTTTGTCGGATCTTGCAATTGATGGGCGCGAATATAGTCCCATACTTTTTTCATCACCTCTCCCCGGGCCATTTCGCTAGCCCCTACCACCTGGGCAAGTTCTGGAGAAAGAGTTTGTAAAGGCTGTAGCCTGGTTGCTCCTTTTTTCTCTTTCTTAACAGAGCTCTTTTTAGCTGACGAAGCTGTTCGTTTTTTAGCGGCTTCTTTTTTCCCTTTTCCCGCTTTCTTCACATATGCCTTGCGCGGATGGTTGGGATATTTTTCTGGCAATTGTGACAACTCATTTACGATCACATCACATTCCGGAAATGTGGAACAAGAATAGAACGTTTTGCCAAAACGGGACTTGCGAGCCACCATATGGCCAGGACAACCTACCGCCACACAGGCGGGCATTTCGGCTGCAGGGATCACGGCCTCCCCTTTTTTAGGGATATTCACAATCCCTCTGCAATCTGGATATCGGGTACATCCTAAAAATGCGCCAAAACGGCCGTGCCGCACTTTCATGGCGGATTGACATTCGGGACATTTTTGGTCCCAATCAAAATCCGCGGCGTATTCATCCTTATTAAACGCGATCTCTTCGATAGGGGCTGAATAGTTGCATTCCGGATAGCGGGAACAGCCATAAAAATACTTAGACTTTGACCAAACTTTTTGCAATTTAGCTCCGCAATTTGGGCAGTCGATCTCTGTCATCACTTTAGGAACAAAAGCCGACTTTTCCGCCTCTTCCAAAGTGGGCATAAATTTTCCCCAAAAATCTCGAATCAATCCTTTCCAATCTTGTTGGTTTTCGGCGATAAGCTCTAATCCATCTTCCATAGAGGCCGTAAACCCCACATTCATGATCTGTTGGAAATTGTTTTCCAACATTTGCACAATTACAACGCCGAGTTCAGTGGGTTTTAAGCGCCCATTTTCTTTGATGGTATAATCTCGGCTTTGAATTTTATTCATAATCGTGGCGTAAGTGGAGGGCCTTCCAATGCGGCATTTCTCCAGCTCTTTGACTAATGAAGCTTCCGTAAAGCGAGGAGGCGGACGGGTAAAAGCTTGCTCCGAGATCAATTCGATAAGCTGAAGAGATTGCCCTTCTTCTAAGTGGGGCAGCATACGCCCTTCTTCATTTTTAACTTCATCGTCTTCTTTTTCTTCATATAAGACGAGAAACCCTTGAAATTTCATCACAGAACCGGTGGCTCTAAGCAAAATTTCATCTCCCGCCGCAATATCGGCAGAAACGGTGTCATAAATCGCTGGCGCCATTTGGGAAGCAATAAAACGTTTCCAAATAAGTTCGTATAATAAAAATTGTTCTCTTGTTAAATAATTTTTAATATTTTCTGGCGAATGATTCAAACTTGTGGGACGAATGGCTTCATGTGCGTCCTGAGCACTTTTACTTGTAGAATAACTGCGCGTTTCGGCAGGCAAAAACTCTTTTCCATATTTATTCAAAATAAATTGGCGAGCTTCTTTTAAAGCCTCTGGGGCAATACGCACCGAATCTGTACGCATATAGGTAATTAAACCTTCCGAGCCTTCATTTCCTAAATCAACCCCTTCGTACAAGTTTTGCGCAATATTCATTGTTTTCGCAGAAGAAAATCCATAGTGGCGACTCGCTTCTTGTTGAAGGGTGGAAGTGATAAAAGGAGGAACTGGATTTCGTTTTTTTTCTTTGCGTTCCACCTTTACAACATAAAAAGACTGCGTTTTCATCCGGGCTAAGATGGCATCCGCTTTCTCTTTATTGTCGACAACCACCACCTCTTTGCCTTCTACAAGTTCCTTCTCGATACGCTTTCCCCCGATGGAATGGAGGTTGGCGCGAAAGTTTTTGGGCTCTTTTTCTGTCTTAAGGATAGCTCCTAGGTTCCAATATTCCACGGGTTTGAATATCTCAATGGCTTTTTCCCTATCCACGACCATTTTCAAAGCGACAGACTGGACTCGACCCGCAGAGACAAAGCCTTCTTTTCCTCGTTGAATCCTTCGATTTAAGATAGGGGAAATTTTGTATCCCACAATGCGATCCAATAAACGGCGCGCCTGCTGGGCATTCACTAAGGCAAAATCAATTTCTCGCGGGGATTCGAGTGCTTTGATAACGGCTTCTTTAGTAATCGAGTTAAAAGAAACCCTTTTAATTCGGGTGGAATTAGGCAAAATTTGGGTAATATGCCAGGCAATTGCCTCTCCTTCCCGGTCGGGGTCAGGAGAAAGATACACTGTATCGACATTTTTAGCGGCTTTGCGCAAATTCGCGATGACTTTCTCTTTATCGGGCATAATGACATATTTAGGCTCAAAATCGTGATCAACGTCGATTCCAAACTCTTTTTCAGGTAAGTCTCGAATATGCCCAATGGATGACTCAAATATATAGTTAGGACCGAGAAATTTCTTTAAGGTTTTGATTTTCGCGGGTGATTCCACGATGATCAAGGCTTTGCCCATCTTTTAAACTCCTAATAATAGTCAGAGAGAGATCATTTTCACTAAATATGAGACATACTTTGGCAGAAAGTCTAATCCTTAAATGTTGAAAATTGCAAATTAAACCATTCTTTCGTTAAGCAAAACTTCTTATCTACTTGCTTTATCATCTCTTTTGCACTTTCAACCGGGTATGTTATTTTTTATTCCATTAATCCAGGCATGTAATCCAGGCATGGCGGTCTCCTAAGCTACCTTTCTTAGTTCTCTCCATGCGCAACTTCTAATTTCTGTCTTTGTGGCGTTTATCCCTTGCGCCTTGCCAGCCTGAGATTTTCACTGGCGCGAGAATTTTTTTAAAATGGCAACTTCACTTAATTCCCTTTCAATGAGTTCGATTGCTTTGCAGAAATTTTTCCTCCTTCGGCGGAAATTCAGAGATGCTGCCCTTTTTTGCTCAATTAACCGTGAAAGAGCTCTTTTTCTTACCAAGGAGGGAGCCCTAAAAGCCCTTGTTTTTCCGCTTTGCAAAACGTCTACGTAAGCGAGATTATCCTCTTATTCCTTTTGCAGTCCCCTTCTCCCCATTCAACCCCGCTATGCAAGTCCCATTTCATATGCCCTTCTTTATAAAGCTTAGTTAAGGGATTAGCATTAAAATCCAAACAGTCTCGAGACCGCTCCTT
It encodes the following:
- a CDS encoding LysM peptidoglycan-binding domain-containing protein; protein product: MNRRDTIIIAVLINAGLLAILFMMAIHPDDTSTYAPSSLPLAEAPKVEEASSPYASSNISYVQTIPTDEVDNAIKAFVNSPSQEIALAESIPTYMPAPEPKTATSEDGYTEIKVKRGDFLEKIARAHGTTIKAIMQANGLSSERLNVGQILRIPPPTKPIETVAETPKTNFPQEKKNSSTGEESPYYIVQRGDNPWKIAKKFQVGFEDLLILNDLDEEKARNLKVGDKLRVR
- the ftsW gene encoding putative lipid II flippase FtsW encodes the protein MRLLLLLCTSLIFALGLIMIFSTTSAEVLDHDLQRSTHQALIRQMAYSAAGFALAFGVWKIGYRHFLKHSPLFLALFSFFLVITLIPGIGREVNGSRRWLAIGNLTFQPSEFVKYILPAFFIERLMGLERATLSLQDFLKLAAICAVPILLILVEPNNGTAAVIGLTLIALCLITRVPVKYWALPLICLSLIGIISAYHLSYVSARLKVYLDPSFDLQGKGHQPHQAKIAAGSGQLFGKGPGNSWQKLSYLPEAQNDYIAAIFAEEFGFVGMLVLISLYMFLAYLGFAISNQAPDFAGFYFGSAITFLICFQAFLNLGVVSGLVPSTGLNLPLFSQGGTSLIANLMGIALLYSISKPPIQT
- a CDS encoding transposase, with translation MKNYTNYAEARLDNNAAERAIRPLAIGRKNWLFVGSEVGAEAAAVALSLI
- the murD gene encoding UDP-N-acetylmuramoyl-L-alanine--D-glutamate ligase; translated protein: MSSPYFNKRILIIGLGISGLSAARFLIAQKAHIWAVDKNKGQLFSLPDVRELIAQGLQLVDEKDLPSLKGFHLIVTSPGVPLNHPLLQLAQAAEIEIIGEAELAFRSLKNKLIGITGTNGKTTVTLLITHLLNFAGIPAKAVGNVGIPLSSEISSPPETVLVVELSSFQLETLQSRHLDMGAILNITPDHLDRYPSMEEYALAKMKLKSCIKERGVLYMEEKAYQNYGFLKPDFTTKLYGYSPDCDLRTDLYHLFTHKNVDCILPVEYRGAQSHKLENLMAAYSLCKEIGIDTTQFWKGVSAFCTPPHRIEKVAIANGVAYFNDSKGTNIDAVMRAIETLEGPIILIAGGVDKGADFSPWISAFVDKVKGICVIGQAAKKLEQTLSKSFNVVRCQNMHDAVKCASSLASPGYNVLLSPGCASFDMFENYAHRGKIFKEAVNALLLKGETQ
- a CDS encoding glycosyltransferase, which encodes MLSRICLLTNYNLYESKRHFTQKFAEALNRHHIETKIIDANEGPIGADIISAIQRFDPHLTCSFNSMMPLSQNRYLWDLLEIPHLSILVDPAIYSVSLTNSPYSILSCVDRNDVNSMKEYHFDRIFFWPHAVEKELGLEPEQKKEFDVVFFGSCYDYESLRASWRQRNPEALNVILDDAIDMVFSNNQISLADALVNAWNRSFQDAEGIDFTTLFYYLDMYTRGKDRVELIRSIKDVPVHIFGELSQDNAVGVLGWQQYLANQSNVTIHPSVSFPQSFDILKKSKISLNSMPFFRDGTHERVFTSLCCGAVPVTSESTYLRESFKEGKHLFYYQSKHWNEVQDKIHSLLADEPKRQAINQQGKELVLSDHTWDKRVEQLKLAIEPFLEKLLQ
- a CDS encoding leucine-rich repeat domain-containing protein codes for the protein MSSLVQLNDQLGPGDGSFSKENNLTEAESSSTEQQVEKLSNLFSFLQKINEERFQRDIANLVKEGNKHSSKAGYLAKIKKLNLSHCDLTAIPEAVGYLSELEELRLMNNKLTDLPSSLIHLGKLRRIELEGNQFSVLPQVVHEIALAKIKNRQYFELYLRENPMLSVPSDIKAVVCSMPHFDSRFDSRYV
- the mraY gene encoding phospho-N-acetylmuramoyl-pentapeptide-transferase, coding for MLLLAIDFFREIFGVKAPLVFTYTSTRMILAAITSLIICIFLGPRFIKKLYELKIGQSIRTDECPHLGVLHQKKKDTPTMGGVLILFSMLFSLLLWMKLTHIFTLILLITTLLLGFLGGWDDYLKLKYKNSKGLSSKKKFLFQILISSLLPLYLLSPAGNAAPPFKRWFDPPIVKEQIFSKGTLDEKTTVQISLKEYTTRFYIPFFKDPILTFSGFFTGLAALFMIFVVTGSSNAVNLTDGLDGLAAGCLIMVAGCLALIAFISNNIDLAGYLNILYIEGSGEIAIYLSALAGACLGFLWYNSYPAQVFMGDTGSLALGGILGVCAILLKKEMLLGIIGGIFVAETASVILQVASFKLRNKKRIFLCTPLHHHFEFKGWPETKVVIRFWIVGLLLAIIGIASLKFQ